The Chloroflexota bacterium region AAACGGTCAAAACAAGGATATTTACCTCTGGCATCTTAGTTTGCAGCGCCTGTGTGGCTTCCAGCCCACTGCATTGTGGCATGTTAAGGTCCATCAGGATGACATCAGGTTTCAGTTCTTCCGCTTTTTCTATTGCCTCCAGACCATTGACTGCCTCTCCCACAACGCTTATGTTTTCCTGGTTTGTCAGTACGGCGGTGATGCCGCGTCGAAAGAGAGAATGGTCATCCACAACAAGAACCCTGACTACTTCCATTTCACAACCTCACTTTCTCCACCGGAAGGGTGACCTTCATTTCTGTACCCTTATCAGGGGCAGTGGTGATGAACACATTGCCGCCAAGCCCCTCGGCTCGCTCTTTAATGATGGCTAAACCGTGGTAGCCGGGCGGGTATTCCTCCAGTTCTTCAAGTTTGAAACCTCTGCCATCGTCTTTAACCACCATTTCCACCTCGGCTGCGGTGTTTCTCAGCGTTACTTCAACGCTGCTGGCCATCGCGTGGCGCCTGACGTTGGTCAGGGCTTCCTGGGCGATGCGCAGCAGCTGCAGTTCCGCAACCGGTGAGAGGCGGGTAAAGGGCTTGGATATCTCAAACTGCACCGGGATGCCATTATTACTGCTGAATTCCCTGACATAGTTGCCAAGAGCGGCGAGAATGGAAACGCTTTTTATTTCGGTACTCAGCTGGTCGATTGATTCCCGGATGTCCTCGTAGGTATCCTGTACCACTTCACGGATCTCATTAAGTTCGGTGAGCGCCTGTACGGAATTCTTTGACGTGAGCAGGTCACTTACCGACTTGGTCTTCATATTGAGGTAGCTTAATGACTGAGCGACGCCGTCGTGGATTTCGCGGGCAATGCGGCGGCGCTCTTCGATAATGGCTTCCCTTTCAATACGACGCCGTATGTTCAGGTTGATGCGATACGGCACGGTGGCAACGACAAAAGAAAAGAGCGTATAAACGATGAGCAGGGTCAGATTATATCCCTGCATTATCCA contains the following coding sequences:
- a CDS encoding sensor histidine kinase, encoding MQYRYEKEAYQFLAVYRFLGYALAVLFSQVSPTMAAMPAYQLYIILGMLGVYTALKVFSPLRWQARGAMTYLILSGDFILCILLVIYTNGLNSIFLLYSLTPIMTAALLFEERIALALAATASLSLSLTHLFLSQFTERFTWIMQGYNLTLLIVYTLFSFVVATVPYRINLNIRRRIEREAIIEERRRIAREIHDGVAQSLSYLNMKTKSVSDLLTSKNSVQALTELNEIREVVQDTYEDIRESIDQLSTEIKSVSILAALGNYVREFSSNNGIPVQFEISKPFTRLSPVAELQLLRIAQEALTNVRRHAMASSVEVTLRNTAAEVEMVVKDDGRGFKLEELEEYPPGYHGLAIIKERAEGLGGNVFITTAPDKGTEMKVTLPVEKVRL